In the Streptobacillus moniliformis DSM 12112 genome, one interval contains:
- a CDS encoding FtsX-like permease family protein, whose amino-acid sequence MEFEITKANIRAKFFLYRIYLFATTIILAIFSTFLNFVSDDIILEKISESGRVEEMSKTIYVILLVLVIFFLIYFNHFFLKNRIKDIGILDILGFSKAKLIKILCYESIIILSLSYIFSIILGSFLYLSIKVIIVNILKLNIYSKIYFDSIIIFKLLIITLVTFIINMIINTVLVMKQSLIEFVNYSKKSEKIRKVKKNISIMAFFFLITGYIICISSFWGIKGIWKLRITPIFMLVIFLIVFGTVILIKFGLIYLLDKIKKNKDKLYTPIGNIVYPKLIFRISSKNRLLIVLSLLITVTVIVIGIMTFTLVYPIKAVDRLNPSVIEYRSENMKFNEYRLKNILKSNNAQLLNVEILRVNIKPSIPITENGSKKINFLDIVKYNDYIKLMKNQGRTNEVENVKKGRYLLINYYPTEKPLHVKYVLSNNDEINISKVTTNNIFSFANSVTTLIVDDEYYENLRIKNVGFKINLTTINGNNLRDSKEFYDNFREIENIQSSYSKKYSIIRDNSSTFIFISFISILFVICTASILYFTSLIEIIETKEDYNYLRKIGYSNVEITNILKKEIGMLYKIPLVIGVLNGSFILFAFRYIFIDNLIKSKYLILNTMIMLSLFTGIYFLFYYITKKAVNKIIKYDMRYSLRW is encoded by the coding sequence ATGGAATTTGAAATTACCAAAGCTAATATAAGGGCTAAATTCTTTTTATACAGAATATATCTTTTTGCAACTACAATTATATTAGCTATATTTTCAACATTTTTAAATTTTGTTTCAGATGACATTATATTAGAAAAAATTAGTGAAAGTGGTAGAGTTGAGGAGATGTCTAAGACTATATATGTCATTTTACTAGTTTTAGTAATATTTTTCTTAATATATTTTAATCACTTCTTTTTAAAAAATAGAATTAAGGATATAGGGATACTTGATATTTTAGGATTTTCAAAAGCAAAATTAATTAAAATTTTGTGTTATGAAAGTATAATTATATTATCTTTAAGCTATATATTTAGTATTATATTAGGTTCATTTTTATATTTAAGTATAAAAGTCATTATTGTTAATATATTAAAATTAAACATATATTCAAAAATTTATTTTGACTCTATCATTATATTTAAATTATTAATAATAACCTTAGTTACATTCATAATTAATATGATAATTAACACAGTTTTAGTAATGAAACAATCTTTAATAGAATTTGTTAATTATTCTAAAAAAAGTGAAAAAATAAGAAAAGTAAAAAAGAATATATCTATAATGGCATTCTTTTTCCTTATAACAGGCTATATTATTTGTATATCAAGTTTTTGGGGTATAAAAGGTATATGGAAGCTTAGAATTACACCAATTTTTATGTTAGTTATATTTTTAATAGTGTTTGGAACAGTTATATTAATTAAATTTGGATTAATATATTTATTAGATAAGATAAAGAAAAACAAAGATAAACTATATACACCAATAGGTAATATTGTATATCCTAAGCTAATTTTTAGAATATCATCAAAAAATAGATTATTAATAGTTTTAAGTTTACTTATTACAGTAACTGTTATAGTAATAGGAATAATGACATTTACATTGGTTTATCCTATAAAAGCTGTAGATAGATTAAATCCATCAGTAATTGAGTATAGAAGTGAAAATATGAAATTTAATGAATATAGACTTAAAAATATTCTAAAATCAAATAATGCACAATTATTAAATGTTGAAATACTTAGAGTAAATATTAAACCAAGTATACCTATAACAGAAAATGGCAGTAAGAAAATTAATTTTTTAGATATTGTAAAATACAATGACTATATTAAATTAATGAAAAATCAGGGTAGAACAAATGAAGTTGAAAATGTAAAAAAAGGTAGATATTTATTAATAAATTATTATCCTACTGAAAAACCTTTGCATGTTAAATATGTTTTATCAAATAATGATGAGATTAATATAAGTAAAGTAACTACAAATAATATATTTAGTTTTGCAAATAGTGTAACTACACTTATAGTAGATGATGAATATTATGAAAATTTAAGAATTAAAAATGTTGGATTTAAAATTAATTTAACAACTATAAATGGCAATAATTTAAGAGATAGTAAAGAATTTTATGATAATTTTAGAGAAATAGAAAATATTCAAAGTAGTTATTCAAAAAAATATTCTATAATAAGAGATAATTCTTCAACATTTATTTTTATTTCTTTTATTTCAATATTATTTGTTATATGTACTGCAAGTATTCTATATTTTACTAGTTTAATAGAAATTATTGAAACTAAAGAAGATTACAATTATCTTAGAAAAATAGGGTACTCTAATGTAGAAATAACTAATATATTAAAAAAAGAAATAGGAATGCTTTATAAAATACCGTTGGTTATAGGCGTGTTAAATGGAAGTTTTATTTTATTTGCTTTTAGATATATATTTATTGACAATTTGATAAAATCAAAATATCTTATATTAAATACAATGATTATGTTATCTTTATTTACAGGAATTTATTTCTTGTTTTACTATATTACAAAAAAAGCTGTAAATAAGATAATTAAATATGATATGAGGTATAGTTTAAGGTGGTGA
- a CDS encoding ABC transporter ATP-binding protein — MNKLELKKVYKKYNDQDKYVLEDISLIINNGEFVSIMGRSGSGKTTLLNLISTIDKIDKGVILFEDKDISKLNDKQSSEFRKNDIGFVFQDYMLLDSLTIRENIAVALSLKNVNKQEIDVLIDKYAEMLGIYNQLEKYPYQLSGGQKQRVAIARAIIKKPLILFADEPTGALDLKSSKDIMEIFENINKELNITIVMVTHDAISSSYSDRVIFLKDGKIEKEIYRKNSKMFYEDILGG; from the coding sequence ATGAATAAATTAGAATTAAAAAAAGTATATAAAAAGTATAATGATCAAGATAAATATGTATTAGAAGATATCTCATTAATTATTAATAATGGAGAATTTGTATCAATTATGGGAAGGAGTGGTAGTGGAAAAACTACATTATTAAACTTGATTTCTACAATTGATAAGATTGATAAAGGGGTTATTTTATTTGAAGATAAGGATATTTCAAAATTAAATGATAAGCAATCTTCAGAATTTAGAAAAAATGATATTGGTTTTGTTTTTCAGGATTATATGCTATTAGATAGTCTTACTATTAGAGAAAATATAGCTGTTGCATTATCTTTAAAAAATGTAAATAAACAAGAAATAGATGTATTAATAGATAAATATGCTGAAATGTTAGGTATATATAATCAATTGGAAAAATATCCATATCAACTATCAGGTGGTCAAAAACAAAGGGTTGCAATAGCAAGAGCAATAATAAAGAAACCACTTATCTTATTTGCAGATGAACCTACAGGAGCTTTAGATTTAAAATCATCTAAAGATATTATGGAAATTTTTGAAAATATAAATAAAGAGTTGAATATAACAATAGTCATGGTTACACATGATGCTATTTCATCTTCTTATTCAGATAGAGTTATTTTTTTAAAAGATGGAAAAATTGAAAAAGAAATATATAGAAAAAATAGTAAAATGTTTTATGAGGATATATTGGGAGGTTAA
- a CDS encoding PDDEXK nuclease domain-containing protein, whose translation MLEKALIAHIEKFLLELGKGFMYVGSQQRVTLGNIHYYVDMVFYNKILKSYVLIELKTGKLMPEAVGQINMYLNYYKTEVNDDTDNEPIGIILCTDKDSIQAEYALGSLSNKIFASKYTLYIPDRELLEEQVERVLRNYEENKVN comes from the coding sequence GTGTTAGAAAAAGCCTTAATAGCTCATATTGAAAAATTCTTGCTTGAACTTGGCAAGGGCTTTATGTATGTAGGCTCACAACAAAGAGTAACACTTGGAAATATCCATTATTATGTTGATATGGTATTTTATAACAAGATACTTAAGAGCTATGTTTTGATTGAGCTAAAAACAGGGAAGCTAATGCCGGAAGCAGTCGGACAGATCAATATGTATCTTAACTACTACAAGACGGAAGTTAATGACGATACGGATAATGAACCGATTGGAATTATTCTTTGTACCGATAAGGACAGTATACAGGCAGAATATGCACTTGGCAGTTTGTCCAATAAGATATTTGCTTCTAAATACACCTTATATATTCCTGATAGAGAATTATTAGAAGAACAAGTTGAAAGAGTTTTAAGGAATTACGAGGAAAATAAAGTTAATTGA
- a CDS encoding DUF1016 N-terminal domain-containing protein — MADVLIVNTYVLSHYSSIEFGCSTILNALNIYGIIIKVVADKEVGYMNNEIDKIHKDVYSSIKELMDNARNSVAREVNNILIQTYWEIGRIIVEDEQGNSDKAVYGKQLVKDLSKRLTKEYGKGFSKSNLFNMRNFYLSFPIFQTVSGKLSWSHYCELLSISDERKRSFYEKETINANWSVRELKRQIKTSLFERLLLSSGDENKEKVLELALKGNEINKASDVVKDPYVFEFLGLLEEKPIMESVRKSLNSSY; from the coding sequence ATGGCAGATGTCTTAATTGTCAATACATATGTTTTATCACATTACAGCAGTATAGAATTTGGGTGCAGTACAATATTGAATGCACTCAATATTTATGGTATAATAATTAAAGTCGTAGCAGATAAAGAGGTGGGCTATATGAATAATGAAATAGATAAAATTCATAAAGATGTTTATAGCAGTATTAAAGAATTGATGGATAATGCAAGAAATAGTGTTGCAAGAGAAGTTAATAATATCCTCATTCAAACTTATTGGGAGATTGGGCGAATTATCGTAGAAGATGAACAGGGAAATTCTGATAAAGCTGTGTATGGAAAACAGTTAGTAAAAGACTTATCAAAGAGGCTCACCAAAGAATATGGTAAGGGATTTTCAAAATCCAACTTGTTTAATATGAGAAATTTCTATTTGAGTTTTCCAATTTTCCAGACGGTGTCTGGAAAATTAAGTTGGTCGCATTATTGTGAACTACTTTCCATAAGCGATGAGAGGAAAAGGAGCTTTTATGAAAAAGAAACTATCAATGCAAATTGGTCTGTAAGAGAGCTAAAAAGACAAATAAAAACCTCACTTTTTGAAAGACTTTTACTTTCATCAGGAGATGAAAATAAAGAAAAGGTATTGGAGTTAGCCTTAAAGGGAAATGAAATAAATAAGGCAAGTGATGTTGTAAAAGATCCTTATGTATTTGAATTTTTAGGACTGCTTGAAGAAAAGCCAATTATGGAAAGTGTTAGAAAAAGCCTTAATAGCTCATATTGA
- a CDS encoding ABC transporter, which produces MNKLELKKVYKKYNDQDKYVLEDISLIINNGEFVSIMGRSGSGDNVIMMIVQ; this is translated from the coding sequence ATGAATAAATTAGAATTAAAAAAAGTATATAAAAAGTATAATGATCAAGATAAATATGTATTAGAAGATATCTCATTAATTATTAATAATGGAGAATTTGTATCAATTATGGGAAGGAGTGGTAGTGGGGATAATGTTATAATGATGATAGTACAATAA